AATGGCCTGTTTTTCTTTTCCGTGATGTACTTAGACCAAAAGAAATATCTGTAAGTTCATTTGTTAACATTTAGATATTTAACTCTGACAATTCTTATTAGTGGGACTGTGGCATGTTGGACACTATACTAACTTTTCCAACCTCCAAGTTAGATGGACACAGCCACCTTCATTCTTGTTCAAcatagacttcttttttttttttaacttttcactTGCACTGAAAACAGTAGCTAATAACTACTAATAACTGCTAAAAGCACAACTGTACAAAGAAACCATCTCATCAGAAGAGAGACCATATTGAACCACTTGGAGTAGTAGTTATTGAGATAATGAGTAGAGTGTCACTCTTTTGCTCAAACTTTAAGCCATTGTACAAGATACTCCTGTTGTGTTCTGGGACATCATGTTGCTTATTAAGAGCCAGGTAGATAGAGAagttggtattttgttttgttgttagcaTTCCATTTGCATGTAGTAGATCAAGTAATAGTGCTTGTCTCTGGGAGATTTTTGAAAGCATAGGAAGCAAGTTTTCCTGTCTCACTAATGTGTAAATAGAATTGACCATGCTCATTTTTGATACCATTGTTGCTTTGGTGTCTTGAGgtaaaaccaattaaaaaaaaaaaagtatgaatacAAAGAGGTACCTAAGTAGTACTGTCCTTTTGTTGCTTGGCTCTGAGGTTCAGTGTTTATAattagaagaaaagagaaatagaagttTTAACATTCTACTGTTTGGTATTCTTGGAATTTATGGTATTTATCTcctagaatttaaaaaatagaaaatgataaaGTCTTAAACCCAGCAAAGAATGATAGCTCAGAAATGATTAATTCTGGAACCCTTCCCAGAGGATTAGTGAAGATGAACACTCCTTTCTCGCCATATCTATGAACTCGTGCCTTCTTTTTGAAGTTGACTGTTGGAAAACATGAAGTGTTTTTCGACAGGCGAGAATGAGAAACAGTTAACCTGACAGGTAGCCTCTGGTAACAGTTGTAAAATTTAACACATTTTTCTTTCACTTacacttggcaaaaaaaaaaaaaaaaaaaaaaaaaaaaaaaaaaaaagccattaagAGTTGAAATTTGACCTGAAATTAATTTGATGATAGGTCATCACCACAGGTTTACACCTGGAACATGTTGTACATTTGTTTTCCTCTATCATCAGAAGATAGAGGAGCCAGGAAAGAGCTGAGGAAAAACAAATTCTataaggaacaaaaaggctctcAGTGAGAACAGTGCAATGTAGGACTTGAATTTTGGAAGATGTGGAGGTATATGATCAAAATACTAAGCTGAGTATATACGTCTTGTAATTTGGGACCCTCTTAGGGTCCTTCCCTCTTGATCCTTAGGGAAGAAAGGACAGTTCTAGAATCACAGTGAAGGTTAATGGTGTCTGTTAATGGTCTCTTCCTGTACTATTGTGACACTTGGGTAACAGTCCCTGTTGtcagtaatatattttttaaattaaccatTCAATGATTTTATAACTTTTCTATCTTGATTTAGTCACAATTCTCTCTAATCCAAAGTCTGTACCTATGACTTTCTCTTTGTACCAGTTTTAGGGATGTGCACTCAGTTATTCTGTCTCTGTAGTGACCTTTTACACTTAACAGAATTACAGATGAAAGCATCTTCACTTACTACTCATGGTGATACTAGTAAGGTGGGAGTCACAATATCAGCTCTCTGCTAGATATGGTCGCCCTGCTTACCCTCTCAAGCTCTGTTTTACACGTTGAAACTAGAAGGTTTAGGTTACTAATTATGAGATTAGGTTACTAATTATGAGGATGGCCTTTGGAGTCTAAGAATTTCATCTTCAGGCTGAATTTGACATGCCTCTTAGCTTGTTGACACTGAGCAGTCACCTGGGTTTACCTTGAACTTAGGATATTATTGGAAGTAGATAAGGTTATCTGAGAAAGGGACCAAGTAGGCCTTATTAGTCATGCAACATCACTATaaaggtatatttttttcatattttgaaaGATGTTTTTAAGGTTATCATAGGAACATATAAGTTTAATATGCTATACCAAATTTAACATAACATCAAAACTGGTATTTTTCTAGTTCATCTGAAATTAAGATAAGACATGCAATCCTAGGATTCTCTCATCCCCAAATTtgctgtatttgttttttaagaaagaccTTGATAATTAACATATAGTCAACATCTGAGTGAAATGTGAACTATACATATTCATAATTACTAAGTTGCAAAGAGCATGACAGTGCTTCAAATAGTTCCCAGATAAACTGACTAAAACTTGAGATTAGTTTTAGTCTCAAATTCTTGTTCTTATTAGTAAACATAGATGAATAAAAGATACGGAAAATGTGTGCTCATaatccttcattctcttcctggTTTCAAAGGAGGAGCCCAGGCTAGACGTCCTGATCAATAATGCGGGGGTTTTCCACTGCCCGTATACGAAGACTGAAGATGGGTTTGAGATGCAGTTTGGAGTGAACCATCTGGGCCACTTCCTACTCACCAATCTTCTCCTTGGACTCCTCaaaagttcagctcccagcaggaTTGTAGTCGTTTCTTCCAAACTTTATAAATATGGAGAAATCAACTTTGAAGACTTGAACAGTGAGCAAAGCTATAATAAAAGCTTCTGTTATAGTCGAAGCAAACTGGCTAACATTCTTTTCACAAGAGAATTAGCCCGTCGCTTAGAAGGAACAAACGTGACTGTCAATGTGCTGCATCCTGGTATTGTGCGAACAAACCTAGGGAGGCATATTCACATCCCACTGCTGGCAAGACCACTTTTCAATTTGgtatcctgggcttttttcaaAACTCCATTAGAAGGTGCCCAGACTTCCATCTATTTAGCCTGTTCACCTGACGTAGAAGGTGTGTCAGGAAGGTACTTTGGAGATTGTAAGGAGGAAGAGCTCTTGCCCAAAGCTATGGATGAGTCAGTGGCAAGAAAACTGTGGGATATCAGTGAAGTGATGGTTGGCATTCTAAAATAGGAGTAAAGAGAACAGGACTATGTATAGGATGATCCATTATACCCCTGGTCAGGAATGGCATGTTGTAAGCATGTGCTACGTGACAACAGTCTAGCCGCAATCATGCTGAGAGGTGCACATGGATATTTCAAAGACACTGCTACTATTTGGGGCTAATACAAAGTTCAGCAAAGATGCTATCAATGTGGATCATAACTAGAATATAACAATTCTGTTATTTATTATAATTGGGCAATTATAACTGTTAAAGATACTGGTAATTTAAAAGCTGTCTTAAGAGggttttcaaaaattttgactttCATGGCAAATATGTTCAGAATTTTTACTACAATGCTTGTTTTGTGTAAATACTATGCCTAATGTGTGCACATAAATCACTTGGAATAAATGTCTGATGTAGGTTTTTCAGTGTGCATTTCTTTAAAAGCAGCTAGCTGAATGTAGTCCTTTAGTTTTTCCTCATTAGCCTTTCTTGGTCTTGCAGTACCAGGCTCTTCCTGTCACATCTTGCATGTTGCTCTGTTTCTAAATCTGCAGTTTATGACCTGGTGTCCTGACACACTTCCAATCCTGTGatggttttccagttttcattttgtttgtttgtttgtttttcttttccagctattctttgaataaaagaaaaaaattcttttatttgAAGAATTTAAACACAATGTTAGCTGTATAAATATAGCAGTGATATCAGGGTGGAATCCTCCAAAGGGATATTATAGAATGTTGTAATTGATAAATCATCTTTACTTAAACTTAAGCTCTTTAGTTCACACTAGCGACACTTCATGGACTGTCCACATGCCTCGTACTCGGTGCTGTTGGATGGAAAGAATTCTGTCCCCACAGCCCCAATAGAGTGGACTAGATACATAGAAACAGACTATATGAAAGTTATATTCTTATTTATGCTCTTTAAACCCAAACATTACTCTTTATATTCAAATTTATACCCTTTGAACAGGAATATGTCTAGTGACTACCACTGTCCATCCACAGTGCCCAGCTCTGAATGTAGGAGAGCAGCCCACACCCTTGCCTTTAGATCATTATCTTTTTATATGTCCCTTAAGTCTGGACTACCTACCCTTTTAAGGACACAACTGACCTGTGTCCAATAGCTGTACGTGTAGACAGAATCaattctttctccttcatttCCTTTGATTTTGGTAGTTTGCTAAAGTGAACTAATTATTAATTTCAGGTTCAGTTAGACAATTTAAAAGCATTATCTAGAGAAAGAaagtagtttttcttcttcagaatCAGTGTAGGTGACAGGTAGTGGAAATGTGCAACAAAGAATGAAGGGGTGTTCAGGAAAATAATAGATAACTGAGCCAAATGGGCatattgttggcatctgccttGTAACACCAAAAGTATCAGCTTAATAACTTCCATTGTTTTTCTGTCTTGACACCTCAAAATATTGGAAAAAGCAACGAAAACACCAAGTGAGAGGCAGctccatttagtttaataaaACACCAAGTGAGAGGCAGctccatttagtttaataaaACACCAAGTGAGAGGCagctccatttagtttaatggcCATTTGGTCAGACCTAACTCTTCGTTATTTTTAAGAACATGTCATACCTGGTTACTAATATTGTTTCTTCTTCAGACTGGCAGGCTCTTGGCTGATCATGCAAATGGTATGTTTTCTTTTAGAGCACTGCCTTGTGAATACAATAAATGCGCCTCTCATCACAAGGTGTTTCTATGGTGTAATAGGCAGAGCTATGTTGTGTTCTTTACAATGCATTTTAGAAGGTTATCCTAAGAGACCTGCTAAATTTGGAAATATGGACAGGAAGTACACAAGAATGCAACTTGGAATGGAAGCTAATAAATCTGTCCTACACCTTGACTTCATTAGAAAGGGTCTCCCCTCTTCATTTAATACCATCTTTTTCTGGCTGTGTTATGATACCTGATGCTTTTCAGGGGATTTGGACCCTTTGAGGCTTTCAGAGTTCTTGTTTGTGGCACCACAATAAAATAGGATATATTAATTTATTGTGATGGGGAAAACTACTCATCTGCAAACACCAACTAGTACGGTAAAATGAGCTGCCATTTGGAAGGGAAAGCCCACTACTGTGGCGGATGGAATCAAGGGCCCAGAGCAGCAGCCTACTAGGTACAGTTGGAATATTATTCCAGCTCTTTCTCTCATAGCTCACTTCTGAGCATTCTACCTAAAAAAGAATCAGGGAAATAATTTGGTCACCTTTTATACTTGGCAAATATTGGTAGAGCATCCCCGAGCCAGGTAATAATAAATGAGGTTAACCCCATTTTCTCCATTCTAAATCTTGAATTGGTTTGTAttgttatctgtttgtttgtttgttttaaactaaCCCATTCAAGCAATTTGGTTCTAGAATCAACATGTGCTGTTTCAACATCATCCACGTTACTTAATCTAGGGGTCTCTTAGTTACCTTATAACTGGGAAAGGGATTTCATTTCGTAGCATACCACTACattgattttaaataattatttcccAACTAAACTCTCCCAATAATCATGGGAAATTATTTAACCTTTCAAAATGTTTCCCTAGCTCTCATGTTAGGTATGTAATAGccactttaaattttaaatttaaatagccATTTTAAATTCTATCGTGTATAAGAGAAAGTGCATATACGTCTAAACCACAGCATATATATGAAGATTGTAGAACAAGTTTGTGGAgtcggctctctccttccaccttccccTTGGTTCtggagaccaaactcaggtcatcaggcatcTGTAGCAAGCACTGAACTATTTTGGTGTCTGATAAATGCCTACGTACATTAAAGGACTGGTCAATGAATGGATGTGACAGAGAAAGCCAAGCCTGTGATGAAATGATAACAGAAACACATCaacttttctttcaaaaatgtGCCTAATAGTGACATTAGTCGTAATAAGAATCAGTGAtagtgatggctcagtgagtcCATCTGAAGAAAGGGCTCTAAACCAAGAATCAGTAgcccagttttgttttttaagttaggTGTACATCTTAAGATGTACATATTTAATGAGTCATTTCCAATTTGTGCTACATAGTCTTAACATCTCTTTTATTTCCTCCAatattataaaattgaaaaatcattCTTGGCTAGTCCAGAATATTCTAATGTGCTTCAACAATTCGTGCCATCTTCCAAAGCTGGTACATTCACAAACATTCATCTCTATGCAGCAGTTGTAATAATGCAACAACTCTTACTCTATGAAGCTGCTTTTGCTtttctatataatttttaatCTTGTATGATTATTTGCTCAAAGACCCAGGAGGTCTAAagagtatatttttaaatctatctCCTGCTATAAATTCTGGTGTGAGGAATAGCAGTTAtcttcctccaactccttcccTGTACAAACCTGCtgggcctggccagagatctAAGAGAaatctatatttaaatatttaattgacTCCAAATGTCCCAAGGAACACTAAAGAGAACATGTTACTAATCACCCTTCAGGAGCTGAGCCCCCACAGACAGCTTCAGATGTCCACAAGGCTTCTCTGGACAATGGGGGGTTAAATTAGCTATAGGTCAACATGGAGGAAGGTAGTTAATTCCTAGAGGAAAGTTGGAAGGCATGCCTAGTTTTCTGCAAACAGCAAGGAAGAGGTTTTTGCCAAGCCAGATGTTTAATCAAAGTAGAGTAGATTCAGTCTTCAACAACCACCATGTACAAGCTTACTGTAAGACCTGCATCCCCATTCTTTTTGAGAAACACTCAGACTGATTCTGCCATCTTGTGAAGTGTTAGGTTGATGACCTACTCTTTTAGCAAGTTTGGAAAGATCATGCTGGAATACTGtgaaactacattttaaaatgtaccaAACAAATTGCAATGTTTTAAGTAACTTTGTAGTTTTGTGTTAGACTACATTCACAGGTATCTGGGAGTTCTGTGTCCCACATAACACAGGTTGGACATGACTGTGGACCCTTTGCTCCTTTTTGTCCTATCATCATTAAAACAAGCAAATTTCATACCATTCACTTGCTGAAATTAACAAATATTTGAATATCTTTTATATGTTAGACATTTGTCTAGTGTCTGTCTCCAGGGGATGCAGGAGCCACCAGAGGAAAGACAGCCAAAGTGTATGTGTCCTTGTGTGCTTGTTAGCTGGGTTTGCTGTTAATCACAGTAAAATTTAATAGTCATAACAGAAACTGGTGAACTATCAGGTCTAAGAAAAGTAAATTTCTGTGAAAATTAGCTTGAGTGTTCTCCTACAAGGAAATGAGGGCAGATCACTGGAGTTTACTGATGAATTAAGTTATAAACAACtatctttttctaaaaataaatattgggCACACACCAATGATATCAGTACTCAGTCCCTTGcaagtgacttttttttaactCTGAGTCCAGTATTTTCTCCTTGTTTCCATTGgggatttttttattgttaaatttgTAGGCAGACAAAACTATGGGCTTTATTATGGCATTTTTATATGCACCCAGAATTGTACAGTGTTCCTGTTGTTATCCCCTCTACTGTACTGTTTGgtcgtctttaaaaaaaaaaaagacacaaaagttGCAAATTATAGTTGTATTCTTTAGTGAATGCCATGTGCAAAGATACAATTCCAAGTGGATTTAAGCTCAAAGAGCAGCAAGAAGGGTGATTAAGCCCTTAGCCTCAAATGAGATGATGGGCTGATGAATGGATGCGCTCTGGTTCACGTGCAGGTAATAGCTTCATGGTGTAGATGACTCACGATTATGGTTTCCGTCTTTCCTAATCCTGCTCATGTAACCGGCCAGATTCAAGTAAGAAGGCTTCTACTGTGCAAAATACAGTAATCGCTGCCATTTCAGAAGAATTCTAGTTCGATGTGATTTGTGATGCATATTTTCTGTGGGTGATTCATAATTTTCCAAAGACTTCTAAATTTGGggataactttatttttttaatgtaccaACGTGATGAATTGATTATCTGATATAATTAGTGTGGCTCAAACGTGTTTTTGCAGCTGCTGCTTCAGATTTAATTTCATTATCAGCTTTGCCTCTCCCTCATTTAAACAGTGCCTACTAATTATGTTAAATAGCAAAGTTCCTGAATGCTGAAGATTTATTGTTTTAACACGTCATCTTGTATTCAGAAGTTACTGTCTTCTGCATGATTGTTACAGTCCCATTGCTGATATTTGAGTTTGTTGAAGACATCAAAAGAgatattcattctttcatttataaATTCAAACTTACAGAACAGAatctgtagctttttttttttgttgtcacTGTCATTACATCACACAAATCTAATTAATTATCCAATCAGTAGCAGAATGAAATGGAAAGCTCTTCTAACAACTCCCATTCTTTTTTTGCCACCATGAAACTAGTGAAATGTTTAAGTCAAGTATTCTGTAGAAAACAGATTTAATAGATGCAGAGATTTTTATCTGTAAGACTTGCATACATGTTGGCCTTTTAGCTGTACCTGGAAGTTGTATGTATGGTTTGAAGAAATGCTGAGCCCTATCATTATtagcttgttttaaaaaatatcaaaactgGTTTCTGCCACCAAGCCATGAAAGCACAGGAAATGGCTTCATGTAGTAAGTGTGCAGGTCTAAGCAATCTATTGCCAGAAGGGGATTCTACCCAAGGGTTTCTTGCTAATGTAATCAAACACTTCAGAGCCTTAGCCCAGCAAGAGCAGGTCCACCCACCTCTGAGTTTATCTTTAGCTCATCtggaagagtttattttaaaCATTGAACATTGTTTGCTGCTGTTGAAATGAAAGTGAGAGAGTTACAAGCTTTATTCCACTGCCATCTGGCAGATTTACTGATGGATCGGGTTCTTTAATCCATGTAACCCTGTGTGTGGGAGCTATTGTCTTTGTGTAGATCATGCAGCTGGCTTGGCTGAACTTTCAAATGCTCACACAAAGCTATCAAGAGCCATCCTATAGATAAATGAAGTCAGGGTTGTTGTAAAAGTCACGGCGGCCTTTTGGAGAAAGTGTGGATGTATattatctttattcttctttGGTTATACACATTTTTGCTCTTGTGTCTCTCTTAGCGAACTGAGAACGATGACTGTATGTgggtattttagaaaaaaaataattgaaaactaCAAAAATCTGACTctgcttaaaaagaaaagggagtaGGAGAGTAGAATAGAAGGGAGTAACAGTCATGTAGGGCTCTTTGCAGTGAAAATGTGTCTGGCTGAGTGTCCACTCCCATTCTTTACATGATGTAGGCTTCTTTAGTGATACGCATATTACATACTTAATCATTGTATGAGCTTAGGGCGTCGTAGTACCCAGAATTCCAAGCAGTACCTTACAGTAAGTACAGTTTATAACCAACTCTGGGGAACACCCACAAATGGAAATGTACATGAGAATCAAGAGTAGTGTGATAGCTCAGCAGATAAGGACACTGACTACCATTGCCCATGGCCTGGGTTCAATTGCTCATATCCACATGGTAGAGAGAACCAGTTCCCACAGGTTGCCCTCTGACTTACACAGGACTGCCATGCCTGTGTACCCACACAAGTAAATAAGTTAATTTAAGACACTGTATTCAAACGAAAGACTTTGTGGAAGATGGACTACCTTGCATGAACATATATAAAGTTTACAGGAACATAGTCAGACATAGAACATTGAACATTGAACACTCAGCTGATTGAACAATCAACAATCAACTGGTATTccgttttattctttttttttttttttttttttttttttttttggtttcttgagacagggtttctctgtgtaaccctggctgtcctggaactcgctctgtagactaggctggcctcgaactcagaaatcagcctgcctctgcctcctaagtgctaggattaaaggtgtccaccaccaccgcccggctcagttTTATTCTTACCTAAAAAgactttgtgctttttctttggctattcatcttttcttctgtttgtttgttttgtcctactccaatttgttgtttttgtcttatattgttaattttgtatATTATTAGATGTCTATTTGTActctaatgaaagaaagaaagggtgtaGATTTGGGTGGGTGAGCAAGTAGAGGGATCTGAGAAGAGTTGGAGGAATGgaaagaataatcagaatatattgtatggaaaatatattttctgttagaaaaataaaactgatttttaaaaatctttcgaACAgctgcatttaaaaaataaaaccagtgaATGTAGCCCAGTCACtaaacttgcctagcatgcatgaaaccctaGG
The nucleotide sequence above comes from Mus musculus strain C57BL/6J chromosome 12, GRCm38.p6 C57BL/6J. Encoded proteins:
- the Rdh14 gene encoding retinol dehydrogenase 14; translated protein: MAVASVAAALLAALGGALWLAARRFSGPRNQRQQGGGDPGLMHGKTVLITGANSGLGRATAAELLRLGARVIMGCRDRARAEEAAGQLRQELCQAGGAGPDGTDGQLVVKELDLASLRSVRAFCQELLQEEPRLDVLINNAGVFHCPYTKTEDGFEMQFGVNHLGHFLLTNLLLGLLKSSAPSRIVVVSSKLYKYGEINFEDLNSEQSYNKSFCYSRSKLANILFTRELARRLEGTNVTVNVLHPGIVRTNLGRHIHIPLLARPLFNLVSWAFFKTPLEGAQTSIYLACSPDVEGVSGRYFGDCKEEELLPKAMDESVARKLWDISEVMVGILK
- the Rdh14 gene encoding retinol dehydrogenase 14 isoform X1: MHGKTVLITGANSGLGRATAAELLRLGARVIMGCRDRARAEEAAGQLRQELCQAGGAGPDGTDGQLVVKELDLASLRSVRAFCQELLQEEPRLDVLINNAGVFHCPYTKTEDGFEMQFGVNHLGHFLLTNLLLGLLKSSAPSRIVVVSSKLYKYGEINFEDLNSEQSYNKSFCYSRSKLANILFTRELARRLEGTNVTVNVLHPGIVRTNLGRHIHIPLLARPLFNLVSWAFFKTPLEGAQTSIYLACSPDVEGVSGRYFGDCKEEELLPKAMDESVARKLWDISEVMVGILK